The following coding sequences lie in one Portunus trituberculatus isolate SZX2019 chromosome 26, ASM1759143v1, whole genome shotgun sequence genomic window:
- the LOC123509054 gene encoding transcription factor Adf-1-like, which translates to MRGTCGLMLCLLTTMSESNRKQWDNSKDEMLIEAVKSKPELYDLASPLYSNVNIKRKSWGEVNRQLGCEGCKERWESLRSQFRKIMGKCTKSGQGASKYNS; encoded by the exons ATGCGCGGGACGTGTGGATTGATGCTCTGCTTGTTAACAACGATGAGTGAAAGCAACAGGAAACAATGGGACAACTCGAAAG ATGAAATGCTCATCGAAGCTGTAAAGTCGAAACCCGAATTGTATGACCTGGCATCACCCCTCTACAGCAATgttaatattaaaagaaaatcctGGGGCGAAGTTAACAGACAATTGGGTTGTGAAG gGTGCAAAGAGCGCTGGGAATCTCTACGCTCGCAATTTCGGAAAATAATGGGTAAGTGCACCAAGAGCGGGCAAGGCGCAAGCAAGTACAACAGTTAA